A window from Pokkaliibacter sp. MBI-7 encodes these proteins:
- a CDS encoding ABC transporter ATP-binding protein: MSVLLDVKNLQVDLPTANGMLHAVRGIDFQVNRGEMLCIVGESGCGKSMTSMALMGLLPKRAQCTADRLSFDGTDLLNLSQAQRNEIRGMRMSMIFQEPMTSLNPSYTLGNQLCEGILKHKKISRKAARERAVYLLERAGVPYAAERLEQYPHQLSGGLRQRVMIAMALMCEPDLIIADEPTTALDVTIQAQILRMIRELQQEFGTAVIFITHDLGVVARIADRVAVMYAGQVVETASAQQLFTSPVHPYTQGLLNCIPVPGRTAPGSHLQAIPGVVPSLIGELQGCAFRNRCDRASTDCSRSSPALIAVDGGAHQVRCPVSTQPWKEAV, translated from the coding sequence ATGAGTGTATTGCTTGATGTGAAGAACCTGCAGGTTGATCTGCCGACGGCCAACGGCATGCTGCATGCCGTGCGTGGCATCGACTTTCAGGTCAATCGCGGTGAGATGCTGTGTATCGTCGGCGAGTCCGGCTGTGGCAAGTCGATGACGTCGATGGCACTGATGGGGCTGCTGCCTAAACGTGCGCAGTGCACGGCAGACCGCCTGAGTTTCGATGGCACGGATCTGCTGAATCTGTCGCAGGCACAGCGTAATGAAATCCGCGGTATGCGTATGTCGATGATCTTTCAGGAGCCGATGACCTCGCTGAACCCGTCCTACACTCTGGGCAATCAGCTCTGTGAAGGCATCCTCAAACACAAGAAGATCAGTCGCAAAGCCGCGCGGGAGCGTGCCGTCTATCTGCTGGAACGGGCTGGTGTGCCTTACGCCGCCGAGCGTCTGGAGCAGTATCCGCATCAGCTGTCGGGTGGCTTGCGCCAGCGGGTGATGATCGCCATGGCGCTGATGTGCGAGCCGGACCTGATTATTGCCGATGAGCCAACCACCGCGCTGGACGTGACTATTCAGGCTCAGATCCTGCGTATGATTCGTGAACTGCAGCAGGAATTTGGCACGGCGGTGATCTTTATCACCCACGATCTGGGCGTCGTCGCGCGCATTGCCGACCGGGTGGCGGTGATGTATGCCGGTCAGGTGGTGGAGACAGCCAGTGCTCAGCAGCTGTTTACCTCGCCGGTGCACCCTTATACCCAGGGCCTGCTGAACTGCATTCCGGTGCCGGGGCGCACTGCTCCCGGCAGCCATTTGCAGGCGATTCCCGGTGTGGTGCCCAGTCTGATTGGTGAACTGCAGGGCTGTGCTTTTCGCAACCGCTGTGATCGCGCCAGCACTGACTGCTCACGCAGCTCTCCGGCCCTGATTGCGGTCGATGGCGGCGCCCATCAGGTGCGCTGCCCGGTCAGTACCCAGCCTTGGAAGGAGGCCGTGTAA
- a CDS encoding ATP-binding cassette domain-containing protein → MPDYALELCGLSRYFQLKKGLFKPATILKAVNNVSLRIAPGQTLGLVGESGCGKSTLAKMILGLLPPSEGDVLINDKAIDLSDRLALARQIQPIFQDPYSSLNPRKTIEQIIRLPLQLHGVGDAASQHKAVKDISDLVGLPERLLRQYPGQLSGGQRQRVAIARALILKPAILVCDEPTSALDVSVQAQILNLLLDLKQELGLTYLFISHNLAVVEHLVDSVAVMYRGQIVEQGDRDAIFHHAQHPYTRALLSSVLTPEPGLGLPEVPDTSQWAQAS, encoded by the coding sequence ATGCCTGATTACGCTCTCGAACTGTGTGGCCTTTCGCGCTATTTCCAGCTGAAAAAAGGGCTGTTCAAACCTGCCACGATACTCAAGGCGGTTAACAACGTGTCGCTGCGTATCGCACCCGGGCAGACGCTCGGGCTGGTGGGCGAGTCTGGCTGTGGCAAGAGTACGCTGGCGAAGATGATTCTCGGCCTGCTGCCCCCGAGCGAAGGCGATGTGCTGATCAATGACAAGGCCATTGATCTGAGTGACCGTCTGGCACTGGCACGACAGATTCAGCCCATCTTTCAGGACCCGTATTCCTCCCTCAATCCGCGCAAGACCATTGAGCAGATCATTCGCCTGCCGCTGCAGCTGCACGGCGTCGGGGATGCTGCCAGTCAGCACAAAGCGGTAAAAGACATCAGTGATCTGGTGGGACTGCCCGAACGCCTGCTGCGCCAGTATCCGGGGCAGCTGTCCGGTGGCCAGCGCCAGCGTGTGGCCATTGCCCGGGCACTGATTCTCAAGCCTGCCATTCTGGTCTGTGATGAGCCGACATCGGCGCTGGATGTGTCGGTGCAGGCGCAGATCCTTAACCTGCTGCTCGATCTCAAGCAGGAGCTGGGGCTGACCTACCTGTTCATCAGTCACAATCTGGCGGTGGTGGAGCATCTGGTCGACAGCGTGGCGGTAATGTACCGCGGCCAGATTGTCGAGCAGGGCGATCGCGATGCGATTTTTCACCATGCGCAGCATCCCTATACCCGGGCGCTGCTGTCATCGGTGCTGACACCGGAGCCGGGGCTCGGCCTGCCCGAGGTGCCTGATACCAGCCAGTGGGCGCAGGCCTCCTGA
- a CDS encoding biotin-independent malonate decarboxylase subunit beta: MAEPVATGWQPANFIELSARERVAALLDPGSFTELLDPFARLTSPWLPKQGIVTQFDDGVVIGKGRLNGQPAVVAAIEGAFQGGSLGEVAGAKIAGALELAVEDNRQGIPTCAVLVLETGGVRLQEANLGLAAIAEIHAAIVELRQYQPVIGIITGPVGCFGGMGIAAGLCSYLLMTREGRLGLNGPQVIEQEAGVAEYDSRDRPFIWSLTGGEQRVASTLVDAFVSDDADAVRAATLSLLQQGLPASHRTDRADAMLAALLQLDTAPQISALQARTLLAFALQQHAFAAPQPEAGHLHWGSSRGELWSQALIAATDWRCAAVPSVCYADGELGGRACRFILIRPDASNHFPRARQGEVGLLEGWALTSLIEETQRADAELPVKRALIAIVDVPSQAYGRREEALGIHQALAAAAAAYAGARLAGHPLLSLLVGKAMSGAFLAHGYQANRIFALDDSKVLIHAMGKASAARVTLRSEAELDELAASIPPMAYDVHSFASLGLIERLIPVQHADYPDKADIEQVRQTLTQALQQLPADDRHLQCRLQGEHRGASREVRQRLHQSWQVESH, encoded by the coding sequence ATGGCTGAGCCCGTCGCAACAGGATGGCAACCTGCCAACTTTATCGAACTTAGCGCCCGTGAACGGGTCGCCGCCCTGCTCGACCCCGGCAGTTTTACCGAACTGCTGGACCCCTTCGCCCGGCTGACGTCGCCCTGGTTGCCGAAACAGGGCATCGTCACTCAGTTTGATGACGGCGTAGTGATCGGCAAGGGGCGGCTGAATGGCCAGCCTGCCGTGGTGGCCGCCATCGAAGGGGCATTTCAGGGCGGTAGCCTCGGTGAAGTGGCCGGGGCCAAGATAGCTGGTGCGCTGGAACTGGCAGTGGAGGATAACCGTCAGGGTATTCCCACCTGCGCGGTACTGGTGCTGGAAACCGGCGGAGTACGCCTGCAGGAAGCCAACCTCGGGCTGGCCGCCATTGCCGAGATTCATGCTGCCATCGTAGAACTGCGCCAGTATCAGCCCGTTATCGGCATCATCACCGGCCCGGTCGGCTGCTTCGGCGGCATGGGTATCGCTGCGGGCTTGTGCAGCTATCTGCTGATGACGCGGGAAGGCCGGCTGGGTCTGAACGGCCCGCAGGTCATCGAGCAGGAAGCCGGCGTGGCAGAATACGACTCCCGCGACCGCCCGTTTATCTGGAGCCTGACCGGTGGCGAACAGCGCGTAGCCAGTACGCTGGTGGATGCCTTTGTCAGTGATGACGCTGATGCCGTGCGGGCTGCGACCCTCAGCCTACTGCAACAGGGCCTGCCCGCCAGCCACCGCACTGACCGTGCCGACGCCATGCTGGCCGCTCTGCTGCAACTCGACACCGCCCCCCAGATCAGCGCCCTGCAGGCCCGCACGCTGCTGGCCTTCGCCCTGCAACAGCACGCTTTCGCTGCACCGCAGCCAGAGGCAGGCCACCTGCACTGGGGCAGCAGCCGGGGTGAGCTATGGAGTCAGGCACTGATCGCAGCAACGGACTGGCGCTGCGCCGCCGTGCCCTCGGTGTGCTATGCCGATGGCGAGCTGGGCGGACGTGCCTGTCGTTTTATCCTGATCCGGCCTGACGCCAGCAATCACTTCCCCCGCGCCCGTCAGGGTGAAGTCGGCCTGCTGGAAGGCTGGGCGCTGACCAGTCTGATTGAAGAGACGCAACGGGCTGACGCTGAACTGCCCGTCAAACGCGCACTGATCGCCATCGTCGATGTGCCCAGTCAGGCCTATGGCCGCCGCGAAGAAGCACTGGGCATCCATCAGGCGCTGGCCGCTGCCGCTGCCGCCTATGCCGGAGCACGGCTGGCTGGCCATCCGCTGCTGTCGCTGCTGGTCGGCAAGGCCATGTCGGGCGCCTTCCTCGCCCACGGTTATCAGGCCAACCGCATCTTCGCGCTGGATGACAGCAAGGTACTGATCCACGCCATGGGTAAGGCTTCAGCGGCACGGGTCACCCTGCGCAGTGAAGCCGAACTGGATGAGCTGGCCGCCAGCATTCCGCCGATGGCCTACGACGTACACAGTTTCGCCAGCCTTGGGCTGATCGAAAGGCTGATTCCGGTGCAGCATGCCGACTACCCCGACAAGGCAGATATTGAGCAGGTTCGACAGACGCTGACGCAGGCTTTGCAGCAACTGCCTGCTGATGATCGCCATCTGCAGTGCCGCCTGCAGGGCGAACATCGCGGCGCCTCGCGGGAAGTCAGACAGCGCCTGCACCAGAGCTGGCAGGTGGAGTCACACTGA
- the mdcC gene encoding malonate decarboxylase acyl carrier protein: MENLHFQRPANTGVKRRALVGYVGSGDLEVMIEPCACAQADIHILTSSPSSETRWRQVLERIEAVQPLPAMRMDIHDFAATPGVIRLRIEQALELALQDQEVSHG; encoded by the coding sequence ATGGAAAACCTGCATTTTCAACGCCCGGCCAACACAGGCGTCAAACGCCGGGCCCTCGTCGGTTACGTCGGCTCCGGTGATCTGGAAGTGATGATTGAGCCCTGCGCCTGCGCACAGGCCGATATTCATATCCTCACCTCCAGCCCCAGCAGCGAAACGCGCTGGCGTCAGGTGCTGGAGCGCATCGAAGCGGTGCAGCCCCTGCCCGCCATGCGTATGGATATTCACGATTTCGCCGCCACACCCGGTGTGATTCGCCTGCGTATCGAGCAGGCACTGGAGCTGGCCCTGCAGGATCAGGAGGTGAGCCATGGCTGA
- a CDS encoding ABC transporter permease, with product MSQPAVSLSPATSLLPAVPEWRRMLNRVLGHHGLTLGMVVLGLIVLAAVFAPWLAPHDPYAQDVSQRMIPPIWHDKGTWDHVLGTDKLGRDYLSRLLYGARISLTIGLVAALISGLIGTTLGVLAGYFGGRVDAVISYIITTRLALPVILVALSMASLVGGSLQVVIILLGLLLWDRFAVVARSTTQQLRDAEFIASARVLGASTPYILLRELLPNILSSLIVVVTLEMAHAILLEATLSFLGLGVQPPLPSWGLMVSEGKAYMFFQPWVIAVPGIALMILVLAINLVGDGLRDMNAPEGRS from the coding sequence ATGTCACAGCCTGCTGTCTCCCTGTCGCCTGCGACCTCACTGTTGCCTGCTGTCCCTGAGTGGCGGCGCATGCTCAACAGGGTGCTTGGCCACCATGGCCTGACCCTCGGTATGGTGGTGCTGGGCCTGATTGTGCTGGCCGCCGTGTTTGCACCTTGGCTGGCCCCCCATGACCCTTATGCGCAGGACGTCAGCCAGCGCATGATTCCGCCGATCTGGCACGACAAGGGCACCTGGGATCATGTTCTCGGCACCGACAAGCTGGGGCGTGATTACTTGAGCCGGCTGCTCTACGGTGCCCGTATCTCCCTCACCATCGGGCTGGTGGCGGCGCTGATCTCCGGCCTGATTGGCACCACGCTGGGCGTGCTGGCTGGCTACTTCGGCGGCCGGGTTGATGCGGTGATCAGCTACATCATCACTACCCGTCTGGCGCTGCCGGTGATTCTGGTGGCACTGTCGATGGCCTCACTGGTGGGCGGCTCGCTGCAGGTAGTGATCATTCTGCTGGGGCTGCTGCTGTGGGACCGTTTTGCCGTGGTGGCACGCTCGACCACGCAGCAGCTGCGGGATGCAGAATTCATTGCCTCTGCCCGGGTGCTGGGCGCTTCCACTCCTTACATTCTGCTGCGTGAGCTGCTGCCTAATATCCTCAGCTCGCTGATTGTCGTGGTGACGCTGGAAATGGCTCACGCCATCCTGCTGGAAGCCACGCTGTCTTTTCTCGGCCTCGGCGTACAGCCACCGCTGCCGTCATGGGGGCTGATGGTGTCGGAAGGCAAGGCGTATATGTTCTTCCAGCCCTGGGTAATCGCGGTGCCCGGTATTGCCCTGATGATTCTGGTGCTGGCTATCAATCTGGTGGGCGATGGCCTGCGCGACATGAACGCCCCGGAAGGCCGCAGCTGA
- a CDS encoding ABC transporter permease, with product MLTFIVRRLLVALSVAFTVSVVSFMLLHLSGDLATSIAGPEATAEQVEAIRKQFGLDQPIVMQYLHWLWDAVHFDFGRSYYFQDTVMGLVGERLPITLTLGGIALAVATLIAIPLGVLAAIKQDTWIDRLAMLIAVIGQAMPSFWFGLALIVIFAVNLHWLPAGGNATWQHFILPAVALGYYATPAMMRLTRAGMLEVLGSDYIRTARAKGLNERTVIFKHALRNAVIPVVALMAVELGFMLGGSVVIESVFSLKGLGQLAWDAIARNDYPVVQAVVLIIAVFYIALTFLADVINAMLDPRLRVR from the coding sequence ATGTTGACGTTTATTGTGCGTCGATTGTTGGTGGCGCTGAGTGTCGCCTTCACGGTATCCGTGGTCAGCTTTATGCTGCTGCACCTTTCTGGTGATCTGGCAACGTCGATTGCCGGTCCTGAGGCCACCGCTGAGCAGGTGGAGGCCATCCGCAAACAGTTCGGGCTCGATCAGCCCATCGTCATGCAGTATCTGCACTGGCTGTGGGATGCGGTGCACTTCGATTTTGGCCGTTCTTACTACTTTCAGGACACCGTTATGGGGCTGGTGGGTGAGCGCCTGCCGATCACCCTGACACTGGGCGGTATTGCGCTGGCCGTGGCCACCCTGATTGCCATCCCGCTGGGCGTGCTGGCTGCTATTAAGCAGGACACCTGGATTGACCGGCTGGCAATGCTGATCGCTGTTATCGGGCAGGCTATGCCAAGCTTCTGGTTCGGTCTGGCTCTAATCGTCATCTTCGCGGTTAATCTGCACTGGTTGCCTGCCGGCGGCAATGCGACCTGGCAGCACTTTATTCTGCCTGCCGTGGCGCTGGGCTATTACGCCACCCCGGCGATGATGCGCCTGACCCGTGCCGGCATGCTGGAAGTGCTGGGCTCAGACTATATCCGTACCGCCCGGGCTAAAGGGCTCAACGAGCGCACGGTGATTTTCAAACATGCACTGCGCAACGCGGTGATCCCGGTGGTGGCGCTGATGGCGGTGGAGCTGGGCTTTATGCTGGGCGGCTCGGTGGTGATTGAGTCGGTGTTTTCTCTTAAAGGGCTGGGTCAGCTGGCCTGGGATGCCATTGCCCGTAATGACTATCCGGTGGTGCAGGCCGTGGTGCTGATCATTGCCGTGTTCTATATCGCCCTGACATTCCTCGCCGATGTGATCAACGCCATGCTTGATCCGCGTCTGCGCGTACGCTAG
- a CDS encoding ABC transporter substrate-binding protein → MPMPRFALSRPRLALLNTLLASSLTVLSGAALASKADDTLVYASDSEPENVSPYHNNLREGVILAHLAWDTLLYRDPASGDYKPMLATDWQWEDPTHLLLHLRKGVTFHNGDPFTADDVVFTFNYVTSPDSKVVTRQNTDWIDHAEKVDDFTVRLVLKKPFPAAFEYLAGPTPIYPAKYFQKVGLEGFSKAPVGTGPYKITAVLSGQGVNLERYDNYFAGSPIGKPAIGKLKFEVIPDADTRIAQLMTGAVDWIWRVPSDQADSMKSMPNISVLSGETMRVGYLALDDRGTSSPDSPFKNVKVREAINYAINRDALANELIRGGSQPLYTPCFPQQFGCDTEAAVKYPYDPAKARELLKEAGYPNGFETDIYAYRERDLAEAMIGDLRKVGITAKLHYLTYAALRTEQRAGKTPIVFQTWGSFSVNDVSAFTSVYFNGGADDQAKDEQVQQWLAAADSSIDPAVRKENYSKAIARITKEAYWAPMFSYSSNYAFSSELKFKAYPDELPRFYEASWN, encoded by the coding sequence ATGCCTATGCCACGCTTTGCCTTGTCCCGTCCGCGTCTTGCTTTACTCAACACCCTGCTGGCCAGTTCTCTGACCGTGCTGTCTGGCGCGGCGCTGGCCAGCAAGGCCGATGACACGCTGGTCTATGCTTCTGACAGCGAGCCCGAGAACGTCAGCCCCTATCACAACAACCTGCGTGAAGGGGTGATTCTGGCTCATCTGGCCTGGGATACCCTGCTGTACCGCGATCCTGCTTCGGGCGACTACAAGCCGATGCTGGCTACCGACTGGCAATGGGAAGACCCCACCCACCTGCTGCTGCATCTGCGCAAGGGCGTGACCTTCCATAACGGTGATCCGTTCACTGCCGATGATGTGGTGTTTACCTTCAACTACGTCACCTCGCCCGATTCCAAGGTGGTGACCCGCCAGAACACTGACTGGATTGACCACGCGGAGAAGGTGGATGATTTCACCGTGCGTCTGGTGCTGAAGAAGCCGTTCCCGGCGGCGTTTGAATATCTGGCTGGCCCCACGCCGATTTATCCCGCCAAGTATTTTCAGAAAGTGGGCCTTGAAGGGTTCAGCAAGGCACCTGTGGGCACCGGCCCTTACAAAATTACGGCGGTACTGAGCGGGCAGGGCGTCAATCTTGAGCGGTACGACAACTACTTTGCGGGCAGCCCTATCGGTAAACCGGCCATTGGTAAGCTCAAGTTTGAAGTGATCCCCGATGCGGATACCCGTATCGCCCAGCTGATGACCGGGGCAGTGGACTGGATCTGGCGGGTGCCGTCGGATCAGGCCGATTCCATGAAGAGCATGCCCAATATCAGTGTGCTGAGTGGCGAGACCATGCGGGTAGGCTATCTGGCGCTGGATGACCGTGGCACCTCGTCGCCTGATTCACCGTTCAAGAACGTGAAAGTGCGCGAGGCCATCAACTACGCTATCAACCGCGATGCGCTGGCTAATGAGCTGATTCGTGGTGGCAGTCAGCCGCTCTATACCCCCTGTTTCCCGCAGCAGTTTGGTTGTGATACCGAGGCCGCGGTGAAGTATCCCTATGATCCGGCCAAAGCACGGGAGCTGCTGAAAGAGGCGGGCTATCCCAATGGTTTTGAGACCGATATTTACGCCTACCGCGAGCGCGATCTGGCTGAAGCCATGATCGGTGATCTGCGCAAGGTCGGTATTACCGCCAAACTGCATTATCTGACCTACGCGGCACTGCGTACCGAGCAGCGCGCAGGGAAGACGCCTATCGTCTTCCAGACCTGGGGCTCGTTCTCCGTGAATGATGTGTCTGCCTTTACCTCGGTGTACTTCAACGGCGGTGCCGATGATCAGGCGAAGGACGAACAGGTTCAGCAATGGCTGGCGGCAGCGGACTCCTCTATCGACCCGGCGGTGCGCAAAGAGAATTACAGCAAGGCCATCGCCCGCATCACGAAGGAGGCCTACTGGGCGCCGATGTTCTCCTACTCCAGCAACTATGCCTTCAGCAGTGAGCTGAAGTTCAAGGCTTATCCCGATGAGTTGCCACGTTTCTACGAGGCCAGCTGGAACTGA
- a CDS encoding LysR family transcriptional regulator gives MNKASQLQDTAMRYFLEVARTGSISEASTRLNVAPSAISRQIASLEDLLGTVLFERRPRGMVLSAAGELLAAHARKTALESDRVVAEIKALEGLHRGHVRVSCSEGFAMEFLPFSIADFRREHEGIHFHINVSAPAEVSRRVRHGDADIGITFSLTPAKDIHVAYRQPSPIYAVLHPQHPLARRKTVSLAQLQPYPIAVPEQDTTVRQLFDICCSNQRLLFEPALVSNYMAALNRFSAFDGGVSLAGEISMRHMIASGQVCAVRIRDRGMDVRNIEVQTLSGRTLPHAVKAFLEYLITHMPGKEDEGS, from the coding sequence ATGAACAAAGCCTCCCAGCTGCAAGACACCGCCATGCGCTACTTCCTTGAAGTAGCCCGCACCGGCTCCATCAGCGAAGCCTCAACCCGCCTCAATGTGGCACCGAGCGCCATCAGCCGGCAAATAGCCAGCCTTGAAGACCTGCTCGGCACCGTACTGTTTGAGCGCCGCCCGCGAGGTATGGTACTCAGTGCAGCCGGAGAATTACTGGCCGCCCATGCCCGTAAAACCGCATTGGAGTCTGACCGGGTAGTCGCTGAGATCAAAGCGCTGGAAGGCCTGCATCGTGGTCATGTCAGAGTGTCGTGCTCGGAGGGGTTTGCCATGGAGTTTTTGCCCTTCAGCATTGCCGACTTTCGCCGCGAACATGAAGGGATCCATTTTCACATCAACGTCAGCGCCCCGGCGGAAGTGTCGCGGCGGGTACGCCATGGTGATGCCGATATCGGCATCACCTTCAGCCTCACCCCGGCCAAAGATATTCACGTTGCCTACCGCCAGCCCTCCCCCATCTACGCGGTGCTGCACCCGCAACATCCGCTGGCCAGACGCAAGACGGTATCACTGGCACAACTGCAGCCCTACCCCATCGCCGTCCCCGAGCAGGACACTACCGTACGCCAGCTGTTTGATATCTGCTGCAGCAACCAGCGCCTGCTGTTTGAGCCGGCACTGGTCAGCAACTACATGGCCGCTCTCAACCGCTTCTCCGCCTTTGACGGCGGCGTGTCACTGGCGGGCGAAATCTCCATGCGCCATATGATCGCCAGTGGTCAGGTCTGCGCCGTGCGTATCCGCGACCGCGGCATGGACGTGCGCAATATCGAAGTGCAAACCTTAAGCGGCCGCACCCTGCCCCACGCCGTCAAAGCCTTTCTGGAATATCTGATTACCCATATGCCGGGGAAGGAGGATGAGGGGAGTTAG
- the mdcA gene encoding malonate decarboxylase subunit alpha, translating to MHASTASPVNWQTRRQEKNRRLQRLSDLASGPIIPTADIVTALERLICPGDRVVLEGNNQKQADFLSRSLAEVSPAVVNHLHMIMPSVGRPEHLDLFEKGIARKLDFSFSGPQSLRIGQLLEDDLLEIGAIHTYIELYARLFVDLNPQVALLAGFKADRQGNIYTGPSTEDTPALVEATAFRDGIVIFQVNEIVDDVTDLPRVDVPASWVDFIVQADKPFFIEPLFTRDPRLITPLHVLMGMMAIRGIYARHQVQSLNHGIGFNTAAIELLLPTYGEQLGLKGKICRHWTLNPHPTLIPAIESGWVESVHCFGTELGMEDYIAARPDVFFTGRDGSMRSNRAFCQLAGQYAVDMFIGSTLQVDGEGHSSTVTRGRLAGFGGAPNMGHDPGGRRHASKAWLDMITDDSLLSKGRKLVVQMMETFQDSNKPTFVQELDALAMARDYKMPLAPVMIYAQDVTHVLTEDGIAYLYKASSSDERRAMIAAVAGITPIGLQQDAKETARLREEGLVAYPEDLGIRRADASRNLLAAKSIGELQNWSGGLYQPPAKFRSW from the coding sequence ATGCACGCCTCCACGGCTTCGCCAGTCAACTGGCAAACCCGGCGTCAGGAGAAGAACCGACGCCTGCAACGCCTCAGCGATCTGGCCAGTGGCCCGATTATCCCCACGGCCGATATTGTCACGGCGCTGGAACGTCTGATTTGCCCCGGTGACCGGGTGGTGCTGGAAGGCAATAACCAGAAGCAGGCGGACTTCCTTTCCCGCTCGCTGGCAGAGGTCAGCCCGGCAGTGGTTAACCATCTGCATATGATCATGCCCAGCGTCGGCCGCCCTGAGCATCTCGACCTGTTCGAGAAAGGCATCGCCCGCAAGCTCGACTTCTCCTTTTCCGGCCCGCAAAGCCTGCGCATCGGCCAGCTGCTGGAAGATGATCTGCTGGAGATCGGCGCCATCCACACTTATATCGAGCTGTATGCCCGCCTGTTTGTTGACCTCAACCCACAGGTGGCGCTGCTGGCAGGCTTCAAGGCGGATCGACAGGGCAATATCTACACCGGCCCGAGCACCGAAGACACCCCGGCACTGGTGGAAGCCACTGCCTTCCGTGATGGCATCGTGATCTTTCAGGTCAACGAGATTGTCGATGATGTGACCGACCTGCCACGGGTCGATGTGCCCGCCTCCTGGGTCGACTTTATTGTGCAGGCAGACAAGCCCTTCTTTATCGAGCCGCTGTTCACCCGTGACCCGCGCCTGATCACTCCGCTGCATGTGCTGATGGGGATGATGGCCATTCGTGGCATCTATGCCCGCCATCAGGTGCAGTCGCTCAACCACGGTATCGGCTTCAATACCGCCGCCATCGAACTGCTGCTACCGACCTACGGCGAGCAGCTGGGGCTGAAAGGCAAGATCTGCCGCCACTGGACGCTCAACCCGCACCCGACGCTGATTCCCGCTATCGAGTCCGGCTGGGTGGAAAGTGTGCACTGCTTCGGCACCGAGCTGGGGATGGAAGACTATATTGCCGCCCGCCCGGATGTGTTCTTCACCGGCCGTGACGGCTCCATGCGTTCCAACCGCGCCTTCTGCCAGCTGGCCGGGCAGTACGCCGTCGATATGTTTATCGGCTCGACCCTGCAGGTGGATGGCGAAGGCCATTCCTCCACCGTCACCCGTGGCCGTCTGGCCGGATTTGGCGGCGCCCCCAACATGGGCCACGACCCCGGCGGCCGCCGCCATGCCTCCAAAGCCTGGCTGGATATGATCACTGACGACTCGCTGCTGAGCAAAGGCCGCAAGCTGGTGGTGCAGATGATGGAAACCTTTCAGGACAGCAACAAGCCCACCTTTGTGCAAGAGCTGGATGCGCTGGCCATGGCCCGTGACTACAAGATGCCACTGGCACCAGTGATGATCTATGCGCAGGACGTCACCCACGTGCTGACCGAAGACGGCATCGCCTATCTGTACAAGGCCAGCAGCTCGGATGAGCGCCGCGCCATGATCGCCGCCGTGGCCGGGATAACGCCCATCGGCCTGCAGCAGGATGCGAAGGAAACCGCCCGACTGCGTGAGGAAGGGTTGGTGGCCTATCCGGAAGATCTGGGGATTCGTCGTGCCGATGCCAGCCGCAATCTGCTGGCGGCCAAAAGCATTGGCGAGCTGCAAAACTGGTCCGGTGGGCTGTATCAGCCGCCCGCCAAATTCCGCAGCTGGTAA
- a CDS encoding triphosphoribosyl-dephospho-CoA synthase → MSFPSLQPASRLTPPDCARQLAASARWALEQEALLSPKPALVDQRGQGAHSDMHLQLMLDSARCLEPYFAQMAAAAQYSDNPLHLRARLGLLGREAEAAMLATTGGVNTHRGAIWALGLLTAAAAQHSADGLIARTHSEHLLHSAARLARLPDPALLHQRPASKGSTACQRYAVSGAREQAQQGFPQIQQQALPQLRSSRQRGDSETIARLNALLAIMTHLSDTCVLSRAGMAGLRTLQTGAQQVLALGGCGALAGRRALLQLEQQLLALNASAGGAADLLAATLFVDSLCADNNNDKEQ, encoded by the coding sequence ATGTCATTCCCCTCATTGCAGCCTGCCAGCAGGCTCACTCCCCCCGACTGCGCCCGGCAACTGGCCGCCAGCGCGCGCTGGGCGCTGGAGCAGGAAGCCCTGCTCAGCCCCAAACCGGCGCTGGTGGATCAGCGTGGTCAGGGCGCGCACAGCGATATGCATCTGCAGCTGATGCTGGATTCGGCACGCTGTCTGGAGCCCTATTTTGCGCAGATGGCCGCCGCCGCTCAGTACAGCGACAACCCACTGCATCTGCGAGCCCGGCTGGGCCTGCTGGGGCGTGAGGCGGAAGCCGCTATGCTGGCTACCACCGGTGGTGTGAATACGCATCGGGGGGCGATCTGGGCACTGGGTCTGCTTACTGCTGCCGCCGCGCAGCACAGCGCCGACGGCCTGATTGCCCGCACTCACAGTGAACACCTGCTGCACAGTGCCGCCCGTCTGGCCCGCTTGCCTGACCCGGCGCTGCTACATCAGCGCCCCGCCAGCAAGGGCAGCACGGCCTGCCAGCGCTATGCCGTCAGCGGCGCACGGGAGCAGGCACAACAGGGCTTCCCGCAGATTCAGCAGCAGGCATTGCCGCAGTTACGCAGCAGCCGTCAGCGTGGTGACAGCGAAACCATTGCCCGCCTCAATGCACTGCTGGCGATCATGACTCATCTCAGTGATACCTGCGTGCTCTCGCGTGCAGGCATGGCCGGGTTGCGTACTCTGCAAACCGGTGCGCAGCAGGTGCTGGCACTGGGTGGCTGTGGCGCACTGGCTGGCCGCCGGGCACTGCTGCAACTGGAACAGCAGCTATTGGCCCTGAACGCTTCCGCCGGAGGCGCCGCTGATCTGCTGGCCGCCACCCTGTTCGTCGACAGTCTCTGTGCAGATAACAACAACGATAAGGAGCAGTGA